A window from Theobroma cacao cultivar B97-61/B2 chromosome 3, Criollo_cocoa_genome_V2, whole genome shotgun sequence encodes these proteins:
- the LOC18606518 gene encoding glutamate--cysteine ligase, chloroplastic isoform X2 yields MALSKAGSSYCIPSDIAWGRTGQNVAFGVVNNLEAPIMKEKSVSFSSFLCNKAKIARIFPLETVGFGRKRRNSMIVAASPPTEDAVIATEPLTKEDLVAYLASGCKPKEKWRIGTEHEKFGFEFKTLRPMKYEQIAELLNGISERFDWDKVMEGDNIIGLKQGKQSISLEPGGQFELSGAPLETLHQTCAEVNSHLYQVKAVAEEMGIGFLGIGFQPRWGIKDIPVMPKGRYEIMRNYMPKVGSLGLDMMFRTCTVQVNLDFSSEADMIRKFHAGLALQPIATALFANSPFSEGKPNGYLSMRSQIWTDTDKNRTGMLPFVFDDSFGFEQYVEYALDVPMYFVYRKKKYIDCTGMTFRDFLAGKLPCIPGELPTLNDWENHLTTIFPEVRLKRYLEMRGADGGPWRRLCALPAFWVGLLYDEVSLQNILDMIADWTPEEREMLRNK; encoded by the exons ATGGCACTTTCCAAGGCAGGATCATCATATTGCATCCCTAGTGATATAGCATGGGGTAGAACTGGACAGAATGTGGCTTTTGGTGTGGTGAACAATCTTGAGGCTCCTATAATGAAGGAAAAATCTGTcagtttttcttccttcttgtGCAACAAGGCCAAGATAGCACGGATCTTCCCTTTAGAAACCGTGGGGtttggaagaaagagaaggaataGTATGATTGTTGCAGCAAGCCCTCCCACAGAGGATGCTGTGATTGCTACAGAGCCATTGACGAAAGAGGATCTTGTTGCATACCTTGCATCTGGATGTAAGCCTAAGGAAAAATGGAG GATAGGTACAGAACATGAAAAGTTTGGTTTTGAGTTTAAAACTTTGCGACCTATGAAATATGAACAAATAGCAGAATTGCTTAATGGTATTTCGGAGAGATTTGATTGGGATAAAGTAATGGAAGGTGACAATATTATAGGACTCAAACAG GGGAAGCAAAGCATATCATTGGAACCTGGAGGGCAGTTTGAGCTCAGCGGTGCACCTCTTGAAACTTTGCATCAAACATGTGCAGAGGTCAATTCACACCTTTATCAG GTTAAAGCTGTTGCAGAAGAAATGGGAATTGGATTCTTAGGGATTGGCTTCCAGCCCAGATGGGGAATTAAGGACATACCTGTTATGCCCAAG GGAAGATATGAAATAATGAGAAATTACATGCCTAAAGTTGGTTCACTTGGACTTGATATGATGTTTAGGACATGCACAGTTCAG GTTAATCTGGACTTCAGTTCAGAAGCTGACATGATCAGAAAGTTTCATGCTGGTCTTGCTCTGCAACCT ATAGCAACAGCTCTGTTTGCAAATTCACCCTTCTCTGAAGGAAAGCCAAATGGTTATCTCAGCATGAGAAG TCAAATCTGGACTGATACTGATAAGAACCGTACAGGCATGcttccatttgtttttgatGACTCCTTTGG GTTTGAGCAGTATGTTGAATATGCTCTTGATGTTCCAATGTATTTTGTCTATCGGAAAAAGAAGTACATTGACTGCACTGGGATGACATTCAGG GATTTTTTGGCTGGAAAACTTCCATGTATTCCGGGTGAACTGCCAACCCTTAATGACTGGGAAAATCATTTGACAACAATATTTCCAGAG GTTAGACTAAAGAGATACTTGGAGATGAGGGGTGCTGATGGAGGGCCTTGGAGGAGGTTATGTGCTCTGCCAGCATTTTGG gTAGGTTTGTTATATGATGAGGTTTCACTCCAAAATATTCTAGACATGATAGCTGATTGGACTCctgaagaaagagaaatgttGAGAAATAAG
- the LOC18606519 gene encoding phosphorylated carbohydrates phosphatase TM_1254, with protein MAVMETIATTSLLGRHPLRGRISVRDFSCKQKSSNYQFPETEFIGRRIVLSHPLPRLKGDRLVNSSVKARAIELTKEVHAYREEERTQRNWNYGIDTGKDRKPKLWPPENRADRPSSHNPLFRQERMGCGWFAAIFEWEGVIIKDNPELEKQAWLALAEEEGKSPPPAFTLRRIEGMKNKQAISEILCWSRDPAEVKRMAARKEDMYQALQGGVYRFCAGSIEFVDVLMQYKIPMALVSTRPRETLEAAIRKIGIEGCFSAIVAAEDFYRGKPDPEMFLYAAQLLKFISERCIVFGNSNQTVEAAHDARMKCVAVANKHRVYELGAADLVVRRLDELSVVDLKNLADMESAEFGSGEPKLEMETEEEEDSPSTSTAVDDSIF; from the coding sequence ATGGCAGTGATGGAGACAATTGCAACAACATCTCTTCTTGGGCGTCATCCTTTGCGTGGTAGAATTTCTGTTAGGGATTTTTCCTGCAAACAGAAATCAAGTAATTATCAGTTCCCAGAAACAGAATTTATTGGTAGAAGAATTGTTCTTTCTCATCCTTTGCCAAGATTGAAAGGTGATAGGTTAGTTAATTCATCGGTAAAGGCTCGTGCAATAGAGCTGACAAAGGAGGTGCATGCGTAtagagaggaagaaagaacTCAAAGGAATTGGAACTACGGAATTGACACTGGTAAAGATCGAAAACCTAAATTGTGGCCACCAGAGAATAGAGCTGATCGTCCTTCCTCACATAACCCCTTGTTTCGTCAAGAAAGGATGGGTTGTGGTTGGTTTGCTGCTATATTTGAATGGGAAGGAGTTATAATTAAAGATAACCCTGAGCTTGAGAAGCAAGCCTGGTTGGCTCTCGCTGAAGAAGAAGGCAAATCCCCTCCTCCAGCCTTTACACTCAGAAGAATAGAAGGGATGAAGAACAAGCAAGCAATTTCTGAAATTTTGTGCTGGTCAAGAGACCCGGCAGAAGTGAAAAGAATGGCTGCAAGGAAGGAAGACATGTACCAAGCTTTGCAAGGTGGGGTTTATAGATTTTGTGCTGGTTCTATTGAGTTTGTGGATGTTTTGATGCAGTACAAAATACCAATGGCTTTGGTCTCTACTCGTCCAAGAGAAACTCTAGAGGCTGCAATTAGAAAAATTGGAATTGAAGGGTGCTTCAGTGCCATTGTGGCAGCAGAGGATTTTTACCGGGGAAAACCCGACCCAGAGATGTTTCTATATGCTGCACAGCTTCTAAAATTTATATCTGAGCGCTGCATTGTATTTGGGAACTCCAATCAGACTGTTGAGGCTGCCCATGATGCACGGATGAAGTGTGTGGCTGTTGCAAACAAGCATCGGGTGTACGAGCTTGGGGCTGCAGACCTGGTGGTAAGGCGTTTAGATGAGCTTTCAGTTGTTGATCTAAAGAACCTTGCTGATATGGAGTCAGCTGAATTTGGATCTGGAGAGCCAAAGTTGGAGATGGAGAcggaggaggaagaagataGCCCATCCACCTCAACAGCAGTGGATGACAGCATTTTCTAG
- the LOC18606520 gene encoding PHD finger protein MALE STERILITY 1: protein MSSHLDVGAAYCRKRRRGGERVFKFRSFGENGCPVEFDGSFRDNVNALLEYGHLESNLCNGMLSWSFQLEVHRHPPLHTLLFVVEEPIEASISLYCKHCQYVGWGHHMICNKKYHFLLPSKDAVAACFSCGESNLDDPNPEKGKFNLVELQGHIMHGVFHSNGFGHLLCVNGVEMGSDLAGYQIMDFWDRLCTGLQARKVSLNDTSRKRGMELRLLHGVAYGEPWFGRWGYKFGRGCYGVNEPIYQKAIEAIQGMPLCLLNHHLSISYNDISVIFSRYQALADHSMVTLGDLFDFMLGLRSRLPKENSIDSCNPAILVETSCRWSHKRVEAATRVIVEALKRAEFRWVSRQEVRDAARAYIGDTGLLDFVLKSLGNHIVGNYLVRRCLNPVTKVLEYCLEDISTVFPNPETLLLNNSKVKPRCKITKAQLMKDISFLFKHILKEQKPTLSTGIFPSIPMAARIILDTKFLAKEYSEELSMKVKSSLNGKFKLFCTVILRNDEEIDEGLKKPMLPCECVTLQETATINDLKLEVEKNFRQVYWRLRSFVVETVVNLNAKGSDLVLGSVEMGQTIVVVGSNDDQTGMIMNEVMMCEWGLNSRIVECPCGAREDDGERLISCDICEVWQHTRCVRIPNNEEIPHVFLCKQCEEKIMFLPSLP, encoded by the exons ATGTCATCACATTTGGATGTGGGTGCTGCTTATTGCAGGAAGAGGAGGAGAGGGGGAGAGAGGGTTTTCAAGTTCAGGAGTTTCGGTGAGAATGGTTGTCCTGTTGAGTTCGACGGGTCATTCAGGGATAACGTGAATGCACTTCTAGAATATGGGCATCTAGAGAGCAATCTATGCAATGGAATGTTGAGCTGGTCGTTTCAGCTCGAAGTCCACCGCCATCCTCCTTTGCATACACTGTTGTTTGTCGTTGAAGAACCGATTGAGGCATCGATCAGCCTTTATTGCAAGCATTGCCAATATGTTG GCTGGGGTCACCACATGATCTGCAATAAGAAGTACCATTTCTTGCTACCATCTAAAGACGCCGTAGCTGCATGTTTCAGTTGTGGAGAAAGCAACCTTGATGACCCAAACCCAGAAAAGGGTAAGTTCAATTTAGTGGAATTACAAGGCCATATAATGCACGGTGTCTTTCATTCAAATGGATTTGGGCATTTGCTATGTGTCAACGGGGTGGAGATGGGTTCGGACTTGGCTGGCTACCAGATCATGGATTTCTGGGATCGTTTGTGCACCGGACTGCAGGCTAG GAAAGTGAGTTTGAATGACACCTCAAGGAAAAGAGGCATGGAATTGAGGTTGCTTCATGGAGTAGCATATGGCGAGCCATGGTTTGGTCGGTGGGGATACAAGTTCGGACGCGGGTGCTATGGCGTGAATGAGCCAATTTATCAAAAAGCCATAGAAGCAATCCAAGGGATGCCTTTGTGCTTGCTAAATCACCATCTCAGCATTTCCTACAATGACATTTCAGTCATTTTCTCCAGGTATCAAGCATTAGCTGACCATTCCATGGTGACCCTGGGTGACCTGTTTGATTTCATGTTAGGGCTGAGGTCACGACTTCCCAAAGAAAATTCGATTGATTCCTGTAACCCTGCAATCCTGGTGGAGACTAGCTGCAGATGGTCTCACAAGCGAGTTGAAGCAGCCACTCGGGTGATTGTTGAAGCTCTGAAAAGGGCTGAGTTCAGGTGGGTTTCAAGGCAAGAAGTAAGGGATGCTGCACGAGCTTATATTGGTGACACAGGATTGCTAGATTTTGTTCTCAAGTCACTTGGAAATCACATAGTGGGAAACTACTTGGTTCGTCGTTGCTTAAACCCTGTAACAAAAGTACTAGAATATTGCCTGGAAGATATTTCCACAGTATTTCCAAACCCGGAAACCCTCCTTTTAAACAATTCCAAAGTAAAACCTAGATGTAAGATTACAAAGGCTCAACTAATGAAGGACATTTCCTTTTTGTTCAAGCATATCTTGAAAGAGCAGAAGCCAACACTGAGCACAGGGATTTTTCCTTCAATACCAATGGCAGCCAGGATAATCCTTGATACCAAATTTCTTGCCAAAGAATATAGTGAAGAACTTTCTATGAAAGTCAAATCAAGCTTGAATGGGAAATTCAAGCTCTTCTGTACAGTTATATTGAGAAACGATGAAGAGATTGATGAAGGGTTAAAGAAACCAATGCTCCCATGTGAATGTGTCACTTTACAAGAAACTGCTACAATCAATGACCTTAAGCTAGAGGTGGAGAAGAATTTCAGACAAGTGTATTGGAGGCTAAGGAGTTTTGTTGTGGAGACCGTAGTGAATTTGAATGCCAAGGGATCAGATTTGGTCCTTGGATCCGTTGAAATGGGTCAGACAATTGTTGTTGTCGGCAGCAACGATGATCAAACAGGAATGATCATGAATGAGGTAATGATGTGTGAGTGGGGACTAAACAGTCGCATTGTGGAATGCCCCTGTGGAGCCAGAGAGGATGATGGTGAACGGTTAATCTCATGTGATATCTGTGAAGTTTGGCAGCATACCAGGTGTGTTAGAATTCCAAATAATGAAGAAATCCCACATGTTTTCCTCTGCAAACAATGTGAGGAAAAGATTATGTTCTTGCCTTCTCTACCATAA